A single genomic interval of Nonomuraea rubra harbors:
- a CDS encoding glycosyltransferase family 2 protein encodes MTTRGRVRGNDYRVLAPGEHFTPRLTVSVVIPAYGGQDKLDLVLAALGRQTYPAALTEIIVVDNGSSPPLRLPEGSAARLVVCDRPGRASARNAGLAQATGDVVHWLDSDVVLTPGAIEAHMRWHHAAPYLVVTGYIRFTAAELPAELPDDLAGHFEPAEPHAWIVDLVERTDGLTDNPQRPFSLHVGGATSVSARLIEAAGPMDEELILGQDTELGYRLGQAGAVFVPEPAARAYHLGPTMRMRDKQPIDRVSHAFVADRIPAYRWLRGHPGRQWKVPYVTVVVDGTRGYDAVRTTVDAVLAGTVPDVSVLLTGPWPTLDRDRRAPLRDPDLELVLVHGHYQHEGRVRLAETADVDPAVPFVLRLPAGWAPAEDTLARLLDLARDDALGLVNVLLHETASDGVVAARLERTSAFARARLVAADGEDLDDVVDEVSGVSWVEGETYGFTTSPAAPQGRRTAHRARLEAEAEAARLAKEAERLRAQVAKWREEAGRWRRSTVELRREVGALRRQLAAANRAQQGLRTLVSTTMKRALRKRLRD; translated from the coding sequence ATGACCACACGCGGCAGGGTGCGCGGGAACGACTACCGGGTGCTCGCTCCCGGCGAGCACTTCACCCCCAGGCTGACGGTCAGCGTCGTCATCCCGGCCTACGGCGGCCAGGACAAGCTCGACCTGGTGCTCGCGGCGCTGGGCAGGCAGACGTACCCGGCCGCGCTCACCGAGATCATCGTCGTCGACAACGGCAGCTCACCACCCCTGCGCCTGCCGGAGGGCAGCGCCGCCCGGCTGGTCGTCTGCGACCGCCCCGGCCGGGCCAGCGCCCGCAACGCCGGCCTGGCCCAGGCCACCGGTGACGTCGTCCACTGGCTCGACTCCGACGTGGTGCTCACGCCCGGCGCCATCGAGGCCCACATGCGCTGGCACCACGCCGCCCCGTACCTCGTCGTCACCGGCTACATCCGCTTCACCGCCGCCGAACTGCCCGCCGAGCTCCCCGACGACCTCGCCGGACACTTCGAGCCCGCCGAGCCGCACGCCTGGATCGTCGACCTCGTCGAACGCACCGACGGCCTCACCGACAACCCGCAGCGCCCCTTCAGCCTGCACGTCGGCGGCGCCACCTCCGTCAGCGCCAGGCTCATCGAGGCGGCCGGGCCCATGGACGAGGAGCTGATCCTCGGCCAGGACACCGAGCTGGGCTACCGGCTCGGCCAGGCGGGCGCCGTCTTCGTCCCCGAGCCCGCCGCGCGCGCCTACCACCTCGGGCCCACCATGCGCATGCGCGACAAGCAGCCCATCGACCGGGTCAGCCACGCGTTCGTCGCCGACCGCATCCCGGCCTACCGCTGGCTCAGGGGCCATCCCGGACGGCAGTGGAAGGTCCCGTACGTCACGGTCGTCGTGGACGGCACGCGCGGCTACGACGCCGTGCGCACGACGGTGGACGCCGTGCTCGCCGGCACCGTCCCGGACGTGTCGGTCCTGCTCACGGGCCCCTGGCCCACCCTCGACCGCGACCGCCGCGCCCCCCTCCGGGACCCGGACCTGGAACTGGTGCTGGTCCACGGGCACTACCAGCACGAGGGCCGCGTACGCCTCGCCGAGACGGCGGACGTGGACCCCGCCGTCCCCTTCGTCCTCCGCCTGCCCGCCGGCTGGGCCCCCGCCGAGGACACCCTCGCCCGCCTCCTCGACCTGGCCCGCGACGACGCCCTGGGCCTGGTCAACGTGCTCCTCCACGAAACCGCCTCCGACGGCGTCGTGGCGGCCCGCCTGGAACGCACCTCCGCCTTCGCCAGAGCCCGCCTCGTCGCCGCCGACGGTGAGGACCTGGACGACGTGGTGGACGAGGTGTCCGGGGTGTCCTGGGTCGAAGGCGAGACGTACGGCTTCACCACCTCACCGGCGGCTCCGCAGGGCCGGCGCACCGCCCACCGGGCCCGGCTGGAGGCCGAGGCGGAGGCCGCCAGGCTCGCCAAGGAAGCCGAGCGGCTGCGGGCGCAGGTGGCCAAGTGGCGCGAGGAGGCCGGGCGGTGGCGCAGGTCCACCGTGGAGCTGCGGCGCGAGGTCGGTGCCCTGCGGCGCCAGCTCGCCGCCGCCAACCGGGCCCAGCAGGGCCTGCGCACCCTGGTCTCCACCACCATGAAACGCGCCCTCCGCAAACGCCTCCGCGACTGA
- a CDS encoding glycosyltransferase family 2 protein, with the protein MSVTPCGFTRTPEKGLARLHWGDTGWAVEGQPPDVPALRPLRGLEIEWPDGRVPLDGLLELAAAGVPLTAGHAPPWVPADLAALLTDRDWLGHAADGTARSLADLRREEHSVRLRRLAHPVTAVPQVSIVMATKRPALIGQALAQMERQRDVRAEVLLGLHGVRHDQVREAVSACSLPVRWVEADASVPFGEVLNRAAALASGDYLAKWDDDDWYGPRHLADLLMATAYTGADVVGTTAEFFYLEPLKATVRRTTFASGASYPSEVWADHVAGGTILVAMAKFREIGGFPGLPRAVDLEFLKAAQKAEARIYRTHGLGYVLRRGLSADHTWQLPLAHFLKVAVNQWRGFRPSLLMEPSTAPLEAA; encoded by the coding sequence ATGTCCGTCACCCCTTGCGGCTTCACGCGTACGCCGGAGAAGGGGCTGGCCCGCCTGCACTGGGGCGACACCGGCTGGGCGGTGGAGGGCCAGCCGCCCGACGTACCGGCGCTGCGCCCGCTGCGGGGCCTGGAGATCGAGTGGCCGGACGGCCGGGTGCCGCTGGACGGCCTGCTGGAGCTGGCCGCCGCCGGGGTGCCGCTGACGGCCGGACACGCGCCGCCGTGGGTGCCCGCCGACCTTGCCGCGCTGCTCACCGACCGCGACTGGCTCGGCCACGCCGCCGACGGCACCGCGCGCTCGCTGGCCGACCTGCGTCGCGAGGAGCACAGCGTACGGCTGCGCCGCCTCGCCCACCCCGTCACCGCCGTCCCGCAGGTCAGCATCGTCATGGCGACCAAGCGGCCCGCCCTGATCGGCCAGGCGCTGGCCCAGATGGAGCGCCAGCGGGACGTGCGCGCGGAGGTGCTGCTGGGCCTGCACGGGGTGCGCCACGACCAGGTGCGCGAGGCGGTCTCGGCCTGCTCGCTGCCCGTGCGCTGGGTGGAGGCGGACGCGTCCGTGCCGTTCGGCGAGGTGCTCAACCGGGCCGCGGCGCTCGCGAGCGGCGACTACCTGGCGAAGTGGGACGACGACGACTGGTACGGCCCGCGGCACCTGGCCGACCTGCTGATGGCGACGGCCTACACCGGGGCCGACGTGGTGGGCACCACGGCCGAGTTCTTCTACCTGGAGCCGTTGAAGGCGACGGTCAGGCGGACGACGTTCGCGAGCGGGGCGAGTTATCCGAGCGAGGTCTGGGCCGATCATGTGGCCGGTGGCACGATCCTGGTAGCAATGGCGAAATTCCGTGAAATAGGCGGATTTCCTGGATTGCCGCGTGCCGTGGATCTTGAATTTCTGAAGGCCGCGCAAAAGGCAGAAGCCCGCATCTATCGCACCCACGGGCTCGGTTATGTCCTGCGCCGCGGCCTCAGCGCCGACCACACCTGGCAGCTCCCGCTGGCCCACTTCCTCAAGGTGGCCGTGAACCAGTGGCGCGGCTTCCGCCCCAGCCTGCTCATGGAGCCCTCGACCGCGCCGCTGGAAGCCGCATGA